The following are encoded in a window of Solidesulfovibrio magneticus RS-1 genomic DNA:
- a CDS encoding ABC transporter ATP-binding protein — MAAAKTLLAAKGVAKTFRLGKVEVPALRGVDLTVAAGEVALLMGPSGSGKTTLLSILGCILSPSAGNVAVLGRDTAGLPEGELAKVRLAHFGFIFQGYNLFPTLTAEENVRVALDLRGVKGGDAVERSRQALDAVGLGDKYRMLPRDLSGGQKQRVAIARALVAEPDILLADEPTAALDSETGKAVIAILRELAVTHGRSVVIVTHDPRIAAFADRVIRIEDGRIVGQGQEVS; from the coding sequence ATGGCCGCCGCCAAGACGCTCCTCGCCGCCAAAGGCGTGGCCAAGACCTTCCGCTTGGGCAAGGTGGAGGTCCCGGCCCTGCGCGGCGTGGACCTGACCGTCGCGGCCGGCGAAGTGGCGCTGCTCATGGGGCCGTCGGGGAGCGGCAAGACCACGCTGCTCTCCATCCTCGGCTGCATCCTGTCCCCCAGCGCCGGCAACGTGGCTGTCCTTGGCCGCGACACGGCCGGCTTGCCCGAGGGGGAGCTGGCCAAGGTGCGTCTGGCCCACTTCGGCTTCATCTTCCAGGGCTACAACCTGTTTCCGACGCTTACGGCCGAGGAGAACGTCCGGGTAGCCCTGGACCTGCGCGGCGTCAAGGGGGGCGACGCCGTGGAACGCTCGCGGCAGGCCCTTGACGCCGTGGGCCTTGGCGACAAATACCGGATGCTGCCCCGCGATTTGAGCGGCGGCCAGAAGCAGCGCGTGGCCATTGCCCGGGCGCTGGTGGCCGAACCCGATATCCTGCTTGCCGACGAGCCCACCGCCGCCCTGGATTCCGAGACCGGCAAGGCCGTCATCGCCATCCTTCGGGAGCTGGCCGTCACCCACGGCCGCTCGGTGGTCATCGTCACCCACGATCCCCGCATCGCCGCTTTCGCCGACCGGGTGATCCGCATCGAGGACGGTCGCATCGTCGGCCAGGGACAGGAGGTCTCGTAA
- a CDS encoding HlyD family secretion protein yields MLQRAIILAVAAVMILGGALWLRSNTRLRNAPGVQAAASAKQPPAAETAAPRPAPAGPAWVAAPGKVEPVSEEMRLGFDIAGKLAEVSAEEGDRVRQGQILAKLAADEYAARIDVAEQVLAAREAALAKVLAGSRDMERKEARAAVEEARAVSEQAKLENERRRRLLSKEVLSQEEADRAEREFKVAGQRLDAARQRFHLVDDPSREEDVKKAMAEAAEARSRLAEAQALAAKTVIRSPIDGVVLRKHRRAGEMVSVSFDTPVVTVGDVSRLRVRADVDERDIARIAPGQKAMLMAEAYGDKRFSGVVIRVAGILGKKNIRTDEPAEKNDTRILETLIDVTPPAELPVGLRMDVFIITAPDGEASLPAYTP; encoded by the coding sequence ATGCTGCAACGCGCCATCATCCTGGCCGTGGCCGCCGTCATGATCCTCGGCGGCGCGCTGTGGCTGCGCTCCAACACCCGTCTCCGAAACGCGCCCGGAGTGCAGGCGGCCGCGTCGGCCAAACAGCCCCCCGCCGCGGAGACGGCCGCGCCCAGGCCGGCCCCGGCCGGTCCGGCCTGGGTGGCCGCGCCGGGCAAGGTGGAACCGGTGTCCGAGGAAATGCGCCTGGGCTTCGACATCGCCGGCAAGCTGGCCGAGGTTTCGGCCGAAGAGGGCGACCGGGTGCGCCAGGGGCAGATCCTGGCCAAGCTCGCCGCCGACGAATACGCCGCCCGCATCGACGTCGCCGAGCAGGTGCTGGCCGCCCGGGAAGCCGCCCTGGCCAAGGTGCTGGCCGGCTCCCGGGATATGGAACGCAAGGAGGCCCGGGCGGCCGTGGAAGAGGCCCGGGCCGTGTCCGAACAGGCCAAGCTCGAAAATGAGCGCCGTCGCCGGCTGTTGAGCAAGGAAGTGCTGTCCCAGGAGGAAGCCGACCGGGCTGAACGGGAATTCAAGGTGGCCGGCCAGCGCCTGGACGCCGCCCGCCAGCGGTTTCACCTGGTGGACGACCCATCCCGCGAAGAGGACGTGAAAAAGGCCATGGCCGAGGCGGCCGAGGCCCGCTCGCGCCTGGCCGAAGCCCAGGCCCTGGCCGCCAAGACCGTCATCCGCTCGCCCATCGACGGCGTGGTGCTGCGCAAGCACCGCCGGGCCGGCGAGATGGTGTCGGTGTCCTTTGACACGCCGGTGGTCACCGTGGGCGACGTCAGCCGGCTGCGGGTGCGGGCCGACGTGGACGAACGCGACATCGCCCGCATCGCCCCGGGGCAAAAGGCCATGCTCATGGCCGAGGCCTACGGCGACAAGCGCTTTTCCGGCGTGGTCATCCGGGTGGCCGGCATCCTGGGCAAGAAAAACATCCGCACCGACGAGCCGGCCGAGAAAAACGACACCCGCATCCTCGAAACCCTCATCGATGTGACGCCGCCGGCCGAGCTGCCGGTGGGGCTGCGCATGGACGTGTTCATCATCACCGCCCCGGACGGCGAAGCCAGCCTGCCGGCCTACACGCCGTAG
- a CDS encoding lytic transglycosylase domain-containing protein, translated as MRHVLALLLGAFLLLTVPSVARAFALYGYEDDYGLIHLSEEPRDANYVLIYEGPSDPKLGFAAIKKRIHDQGAVSKDRKDGWILEATRAYRRLGLAPLGPSGYPAVIESGPLIDLVRDKSRASGLDPELLYAVIEQESRFTACAVSPKGAAGLMQLMPDTQSHFGVADPFNPERNVTAGATFLRQLIGRFGDLRLALAAYNAGPETVARCGGVPNIPETMTYVDRIMNRYAMLRESHPGLTKKGAVGGGEKKTKRMPPAAGGLRPPDPPAEEKGVEARDGDCRRGGKGGNALRRRVGPTTGAGGDETRRP; from the coding sequence ATGCGACACGTCCTGGCCCTGCTGCTCGGGGCCTTTCTCCTCCTGACGGTCCCGTCCGTCGCCCGCGCCTTTGCCCTCTACGGGTATGAGGACGACTACGGGCTTATTCACCTGAGCGAAGAACCCCGCGACGCCAACTACGTCCTCATCTACGAAGGCCCCAGCGACCCCAAGCTCGGTTTCGCGGCCATCAAAAAACGCATCCACGACCAGGGCGCGGTGTCCAAGGACCGCAAGGACGGCTGGATTCTCGAAGCCACCCGGGCCTATCGCCGCCTGGGCCTGGCCCCGCTTGGGCCGTCGGGCTATCCGGCGGTCATCGAATCCGGGCCGCTCATCGATCTCGTGCGGGACAAAAGCCGGGCCAGCGGCCTGGACCCGGAACTGCTCTACGCCGTCATCGAACAGGAATCGCGGTTTACCGCCTGCGCCGTGTCGCCCAAGGGCGCGGCCGGACTCATGCAGCTCATGCCCGACACCCAAAGCCACTTCGGCGTGGCCGACCCCTTCAATCCCGAACGCAACGTCACCGCCGGCGCAACCTTCCTGCGCCAGCTCATCGGCCGCTTCGGCGACCTGCGACTGGCCCTGGCCGCCTACAACGCCGGCCCCGAAACCGTGGCCCGCTGCGGCGGCGTCCCCAACATCCCGGAAACCATGACCTACGTCGACCGCATCATGAACCGCTACGCCATGCTGCGCGAAAGCCACCCGGGGCTTACGAAAAAGGGAGCGGTCGGGGGAGGCGAGAAGAAGACCAAAAGAATGCCTCCGGCGGCCGGGGGCCTGAGGCCCCCGGACCCCCCAGCTGAAGAAAAGGGGGTGGAGGCCAGGGACGGCGATTGCCGGCGAGGCGGGAAGGGTGGCAACGCCCTCAGGCGGCGGGTCGGGCCGACGACCGGCGCAGGCGGCGATGAAACCAGACGCCCATAA
- a CDS encoding FmdE family protein has protein sequence MSNLTELQAHDSAIGPHTFEEFLKVAAAFHGNPAPGLIIGGYMVDAARAMLPEGTLFDAVVETKKCLPDAVQILTPPSYGNGWMRVINLGRYALSLYDKFTGQGYRAWLDPKHLENWPEIHAWFLKLKPKKEQNRERLFAEIKAAARHICLLAPVVMKPSFMIKPNMGAIGVCPACGEGYPKADGAICRGCAGEAPYLVPSDAPNLRAVPVDEAAGRRVLHDMTRIVPGESKGVEFAAGADIHAGDVCRLQTMGKNQVYVEDHSEPLGDFVHENQAAEAFAQAMAGVGLTTSGPPREGKVELIALEKGLLAIAKERLTAFNMIEGVMCASRQSHLVVEAGKAVAGCRAIPLYLPRRIFDVAMRVLADGPLFNILPIRQTRAGVLVTGTEIASGIIEDKFEPVVRSKVEALGGAVIAVRKAPDDRVAVAQAARELLAEGCDLIVTTAGLSVDPDDVTRLGLDDAGLTDAVHGMPVLPGAMALVGHLGAADVIGVPACALFHRTTSFDLLLPRVLAGQTLTRRDLAELAEGSMCLNCRACTYPKCPFGK, from the coding sequence ATGTCAAATTTGACAGAACTGCAGGCGCACGACAGCGCCATCGGCCCTCACACCTTCGAAGAGTTCCTCAAGGTCGCCGCCGCCTTCCACGGCAACCCTGCCCCCGGACTCATCATCGGCGGCTACATGGTCGATGCCGCCCGGGCCATGCTGCCCGAGGGAACGCTTTTCGACGCCGTGGTGGAAACCAAGAAGTGCCTTCCCGACGCCGTGCAGATCCTCACCCCGCCAAGCTACGGCAACGGCTGGATGCGGGTGATTAACCTCGGCCGCTACGCGCTCTCGCTTTACGACAAGTTCACCGGCCAGGGCTACCGGGCCTGGCTTGATCCCAAGCATCTGGAGAACTGGCCGGAAATCCACGCCTGGTTCCTCAAGCTCAAGCCGAAAAAAGAGCAGAACCGCGAACGCCTTTTCGCCGAGATCAAGGCCGCCGCCCGCCATATCTGCCTGCTGGCCCCGGTGGTCATGAAGCCGTCGTTCATGATCAAGCCCAACATGGGGGCCATCGGCGTGTGCCCGGCCTGCGGCGAGGGCTATCCCAAGGCCGATGGGGCCATCTGCCGGGGCTGCGCCGGCGAGGCCCCCTACCTCGTGCCCTCCGACGCGCCGAACCTGCGGGCCGTGCCCGTGGATGAGGCGGCTGGCCGGCGGGTGCTCCACGATATGACCCGCATCGTGCCCGGGGAGTCCAAGGGCGTGGAATTCGCCGCCGGGGCCGACATCCATGCCGGCGACGTCTGCCGCCTCCAGACCATGGGCAAAAACCAAGTCTACGTCGAAGACCATTCCGAGCCGCTGGGTGATTTCGTCCACGAAAACCAGGCCGCCGAAGCCTTTGCCCAGGCCATGGCCGGGGTGGGTCTGACCACCTCCGGGCCGCCCCGCGAGGGCAAGGTGGAGCTCATTGCCCTGGAAAAGGGCCTGCTCGCCATCGCCAAGGAGCGGCTCACGGCGTTTAACATGATCGAAGGCGTCATGTGCGCCTCGCGCCAGTCCCATCTGGTGGTCGAAGCCGGCAAGGCCGTGGCCGGTTGCCGGGCCATCCCGCTCTATCTGCCGCGCCGCATCTTCGACGTGGCCATGCGCGTGCTGGCCGACGGCCCGCTGTTCAACATTTTGCCCATCCGCCAGACCAGGGCCGGCGTGCTGGTCACGGGCACGGAAATCGCCTCGGGCATCATCGAGGACAAGTTCGAGCCGGTGGTGCGCTCCAAGGTCGAGGCCCTGGGCGGCGCGGTCATCGCCGTGCGCAAGGCCCCGGACGACCGGGTCGCCGTGGCGCAGGCCGCCCGGGAACTGCTGGCCGAGGGTTGCGACCTCATCGTCACCACGGCCGGCCTGTCCGTCGATCCCGACGACGTCACCCGCCTGGGCCTGGACGACGCCGGCCTGACCGACGCCGTCCACGGCATGCCGGTCTTGCCCGGAGCCATGGCCCTTGTGGGGCATCTCGGCGCGGCCGACGTCATCGGCGTGCCGGCCTGCGCGCTGTTTCACCGCACCACCAGCTTCGACCTGCTCCTGCCCCGGGTGTTGGCCGGCCAGACCCTCACCCGCCGCGACCTGGCCGAACTGGCCGAAGGTTCCATGTGCCTGAATTGCCGGGCCTGCACCTACCCCAAGTGTCCCTTCGGCAAGTAA
- a CDS encoding MarR family winged helix-turn-helix transcriptional regulator, translating to MEGSLLSPEDVRPFPLRDSLGFLLVRTALKLRLLGNVLLQEAGEDITVDQWGILNLLWEADGQTPVELARRADKDKPNVTRLLKILEDKQLVVRKPDAKDRRSHRIHLTEAGAALKDKLLDVGVTCLERACLGLSSQEVATLKSLLNRVYANVS from the coding sequence ATGGAAGGATCGCTGCTTTCACCCGAGGACGTTCGTCCGTTTCCCCTGCGGGATTCGCTGGGATTTCTGTTGGTGCGCACGGCGCTCAAGCTTCGGCTGCTCGGCAACGTGCTGCTCCAGGAAGCCGGCGAAGACATCACCGTGGACCAATGGGGCATTTTAAATCTCCTGTGGGAAGCCGACGGCCAGACCCCGGTGGAACTGGCCCGGCGCGCCGACAAGGACAAGCCCAACGTCACCCGGCTGCTCAAGATCCTCGAAGACAAACAACTCGTGGTCCGCAAGCCCGACGCCAAGGACCGCCGCAGTCACCGCATCCACCTGACCGAAGCCGGAGCCGCCCTCAAGGACAAGCTCCTCGACGTCGGCGTCACCTGCCTGGAGCGCGCCTGCCTGGGGCTTTCCAGCCAGGAAGTGGCCACGCTCAAATCCCTGCTCAATCGCGTTTACGCCAACGTGTCTTAA
- a CDS encoding molybdopterin-containing oxidoreductase family protein, translating to MNRKNVYSVCGMCSVRCPMMATVEGNKVVYLQGNPHAAGIKGALCARGAAGGALVADDERPQFPMIRAGARGEGKWRKVSWDEALAYVSGELSRIREAHGARSILLSDRGGPFRDMHRAFLKALGSPNYCNHDSACARNVQHAALSLFGFGRKDVFYDYKNAKHVVLQTRNIFEAINVKEVNDLLDAKDAGCKITCIDVRTTVTAAKADTFLMVRPGTDYALNLGVIHELITRDLYDKDFAAAWIQDLDALRAFIAPYDADFAAAATGVPAKRIRDLADQLAAAAPAVIWHPGWMTARYGDSFQVCRTAYIINALLGSIGAKGGLPQVNKPGHVGKKGLKQLVDLFPKPEAKRVDGVGWMEGRGHFEAGPGLVNLAFEAIVSGEPYPIKAYIAHRHDPLMSFPDTADVKKKWDNLELLVAVTYSWSDTAWFADVILPMSPALERESMIASKSGGAPQFFVRKRALTPRFDTRADWEIYRDLARHMGIKELDFASIEDIWNFQLQDTGVTVADFEATGMIKLGGPLLRPVDDKTFKTPSGKIEIVSAKLEADGVASLPPYVAPASPPPGRYRVSFGRVGLHTQGHTVNNPLLFAQMPENELWINSAEAAKLGVDDGALVTVRNGSHAGQIRAKVTEGIHPETVFMVHGFGHTLPVESRARGMGVADNELMPQGINNWDKGGGGVCMQEHFVTVEPA from the coding sequence ATGAACAGGAAAAACGTCTACAGCGTCTGCGGCATGTGCAGCGTGCGCTGCCCCATGATGGCCACGGTGGAAGGCAACAAGGTGGTATATCTGCAGGGCAACCCCCACGCCGCCGGCATCAAGGGCGCGCTGTGCGCCCGGGGCGCGGCCGGCGGAGCGCTGGTCGCCGACGACGAACGTCCCCAGTTCCCCATGATCCGGGCCGGGGCGCGCGGCGAGGGCAAATGGCGCAAGGTGTCCTGGGACGAAGCCCTGGCCTACGTTTCCGGCGAGCTGTCCCGCATCCGTGAAGCCCACGGCGCGCGCTCCATCCTGCTCTCCGACCGGGGCGGCCCGTTTCGCGACATGCACCGCGCCTTTTTAAAAGCCCTGGGCAGCCCCAACTACTGCAACCACGATTCGGCCTGCGCCCGAAACGTCCAGCACGCCGCCCTGTCGCTGTTCGGCTTCGGCCGCAAGGACGTGTTCTACGATTATAAGAACGCCAAGCATGTCGTGCTCCAGACACGCAATATTTTCGAGGCGATAAACGTCAAGGAAGTCAACGACCTCCTGGACGCCAAGGACGCCGGCTGCAAGATCACCTGCATCGACGTGCGCACCACCGTCACCGCCGCCAAGGCCGACACCTTCCTCATGGTGCGTCCGGGCACGGACTATGCCTTAAACCTCGGCGTCATCCACGAGCTTATTACCCGCGACCTCTACGACAAGGATTTCGCCGCCGCCTGGATACAGGATCTCGACGCCCTGCGCGCTTTCATCGCACCTTACGACGCCGATTTCGCCGCCGCCGCCACCGGCGTGCCGGCCAAGCGCATCCGCGACCTTGCCGACCAGCTGGCCGCCGCCGCCCCGGCCGTCATCTGGCATCCCGGCTGGATGACCGCCCGCTACGGCGACTCCTTCCAGGTCTGCCGCACCGCCTACATCATAAACGCCCTGCTGGGGTCCATCGGGGCCAAGGGCGGCCTGCCCCAGGTCAACAAGCCCGGCCATGTGGGCAAAAAGGGCCTCAAGCAGCTGGTCGATCTTTTCCCCAAGCCCGAAGCCAAGCGCGTGGACGGCGTAGGGTGGATGGAAGGCCGCGGCCACTTCGAAGCCGGCCCGGGCCTGGTCAACCTAGCCTTCGAGGCCATCGTCAGCGGCGAGCCCTATCCCATCAAGGCCTACATCGCCCATCGCCACGATCCGCTCATGTCCTTCCCGGACACGGCCGACGTCAAAAAGAAGTGGGACAACCTGGAGCTGTTGGTGGCCGTCACCTACTCCTGGTCGGACACGGCCTGGTTCGCCGACGTGATCCTGCCCATGTCGCCGGCCCTGGAGCGCGAATCCATGATCGCCTCCAAATCCGGCGGCGCGCCGCAGTTTTTCGTGCGCAAGCGCGCGCTTACCCCCCGCTTCGACACCCGGGCCGACTGGGAGATCTACCGCGATCTGGCCCGGCATATGGGCATCAAGGAACTGGATTTCGCCTCCATCGAGGACATCTGGAACTTCCAGTTGCAGGACACCGGCGTCACCGTGGCCGATTTCGAGGCCACAGGCATGATCAAGCTCGGCGGGCCGCTTTTGCGCCCGGTGGACGACAAAACCTTCAAGACGCCCTCGGGCAAGATCGAGATCGTCTCGGCCAAGCTCGAAGCCGACGGCGTCGCCTCCCTGCCCCCCTACGTGGCCCCGGCCTCGCCGCCTCCCGGCCGCTACCGGGTGAGCTTCGGCCGGGTCGGCCTGCACACCCAGGGACACACCGTCAACAATCCGCTGTTGTTCGCCCAGATGCCGGAAAACGAGCTGTGGATAAATAGCGCCGAGGCGGCCAAGCTCGGCGTCGACGACGGGGCGCTGGTTACCGTGCGAAACGGCTCCCACGCCGGCCAGATCCGGGCCAAGGTCACCGAGGGCATCCACCCCGAGACCGTGTTCATGGTCCACGGCTTTGGCCATACCCTGCCCGTGGAAAGCCGGGCCCGGGGCATGGGCGTGGCCGACAACGAGCTCATGCCCCAGGGCATCAACAACTGGGACAAGGGCGGCGGCGGCGTGTGCATGCAGGAGCATTTCGTGACGGTGGAGCCGGCCTAG
- a CDS encoding 4Fe-4S binding protein, giving the protein MSLTDLVREAATGLKSLFVGLGITGRAFAKPAVTVIYPKQEVTNLDTYRGHIELVGREDNPAMPRCIACGACTRACPSQCLSVGCPVGAGSGGGDAEALELAGELIPVGTAMAPAPQKGCKVPGVFIYDYSLCSLCGQCVRACPVDSLRFSQHVYYVGRSRADFRLDLMARLARQAAEAPAPAPEAARPADAIPMEEHP; this is encoded by the coding sequence GTGTCTTTAACCGATCTCGTGCGCGAAGCGGCGACGGGGCTCAAAAGCCTGTTCGTCGGCCTTGGCATCACGGGCCGGGCCTTTGCCAAGCCGGCCGTCACGGTCATCTATCCCAAGCAGGAAGTGACCAACCTCGACACCTATCGGGGGCATATCGAGCTTGTGGGGCGGGAGGACAATCCGGCCATGCCGCGCTGCATCGCCTGCGGCGCCTGCACCCGGGCTTGTCCGTCCCAGTGCCTGTCCGTGGGCTGTCCCGTGGGCGCGGGGAGCGGCGGCGGCGATGCCGAGGCCCTGGAACTGGCCGGCGAACTGATCCCGGTGGGCACGGCCATGGCCCCGGCCCCGCAAAAGGGCTGCAAGGTCCCGGGCGTGTTTATTTACGACTATTCCCTGTGCAGCCTGTGCGGCCAGTGCGTGCGAGCCTGTCCGGTGGATTCGCTGCGCTTTTCCCAGCATGTCTATTACGTCGGCAGGTCCCGGGCGGATTTCCGCCTCGACCTCATGGCCCGGCTGGCCCGGCAGGCGGCCGAGGCTCCGGCCCCCGCCCCCGAGGCCGCCCGGCCGGCCGACGCGATCCCGATGGAGGAACACCCGTGA
- a CDS encoding 4Fe-4S dicluster domain-containing protein, with translation MSKYMIQMDKKRCISCHACEVHCQVKNAVPPSAKPGKLVTVGPDMVKGKPRLLNLYMSCFHCERPWCVPACPTGAMFRREEDGIVYVKEELCVGCKACIQACPWKIPQWNEVTGKVVKCDYCRERVDAGLDPSCVTGCTAHALRFVRPGKKNQDERDVYGKRLLLRQM, from the coding sequence GTGAGCAAGTACATGATCCAGATGGACAAGAAGCGCTGCATCAGCTGCCATGCCTGCGAAGTGCACTGCCAGGTGAAAAACGCCGTGCCGCCCTCGGCCAAGCCGGGCAAGCTCGTGACGGTCGGCCCGGACATGGTCAAGGGCAAGCCGCGCCTGCTCAATCTCTACATGTCGTGTTTCCACTGCGAGCGGCCGTGGTGCGTGCCGGCCTGCCCCACCGGAGCGATGTTTCGGCGCGAGGAAGACGGCATCGTGTACGTGAAGGAAGAGCTGTGCGTGGGCTGCAAGGCCTGCATCCAGGCCTGTCCCTGGAAGATTCCGCAGTGGAACGAGGTCACGGGCAAGGTGGTCAAGTGCGACTACTGCCGCGAGCGCGTGGACGCCGGACTCGATCCGTCGTGCGTCACGGGCTGCACCGCCCATGCCCTGCGCTTCGTGCGGCCGGGAAAAAAAAACCAGGATGAACGCGACGTCTACGGCAAGCGGCTTTTGTTAAGGCAGATGTAG
- a CDS encoding GNAT family N-acetyltransferase gives MTVPSDQVTVRFARSMAEIDGPSWNALAASLDTPFFEYQWLSLLEDSGSAAPAKGWYPNHLLATVGGKLVGALPMYLKWHSDGEFVFDQLWAEAAVRLGLPYYPRLVGATPFTPATGLRFLTDPEANQTRLSRRLFSAIEQFCQSNGVQGSALLFAEPEFAAAAEDYGFTAWRHQGYLWRNRGFSDFEDFLATLNANRRKAVRRERKALEESGVTVEIVSGSAIPDNFFPLMQQLYERTNAKFGPWGCRYLTEEFFEGMAGAFRHRLAFAAAYRTRRRDPIALAMLAEKDDILFGRYWGAFEEVPFLHFELCYYAPIAYAIAKGIKRYDPGMGGAHKARRGFVSVSSYSAHRFFDPRMDMIFRTHIDRVNQLEKNYIDELNELLPVRRG, from the coding sequence ATGACTGTACCAAGCGATCAAGTGACCGTGCGTTTCGCCCGGTCCATGGCCGAGATCGACGGCCCGTCCTGGAACGCCCTGGCCGCCTCCCTGGACACGCCCTTTTTCGAATACCAGTGGCTGTCGCTGCTGGAGGATTCCGGCAGCGCCGCGCCGGCCAAAGGCTGGTATCCCAACCATTTGCTGGCCACTGTCGGGGGAAAGCTCGTCGGCGCGCTGCCCATGTACCTCAAGTGGCATTCCGACGGGGAATTCGTCTTTGACCAGCTGTGGGCCGAGGCGGCGGTACGCCTGGGGCTGCCCTATTACCCGCGCCTGGTCGGGGCCACGCCGTTCACCCCGGCAACGGGCCTGCGTTTTCTCACCGATCCCGAGGCCAACCAGACCCGGTTGTCGCGCCGGCTGTTTTCCGCCATCGAGCAGTTCTGCCAAAGCAATGGCGTCCAGGGGTCGGCGCTTTTATTTGCCGAACCGGAGTTCGCCGCCGCCGCCGAGGACTACGGCTTCACGGCCTGGCGGCACCAGGGCTATCTCTGGCGCAACCGGGGATTTTCGGATTTCGAGGATTTCCTGGCCACCCTCAACGCCAACCGCCGCAAGGCCGTGCGCCGCGAACGCAAGGCCCTGGAGGAATCCGGCGTCACGGTGGAGATCGTCTCGGGCAGCGCCATCCCGGACAATTTCTTCCCGCTCATGCAACAGCTTTACGAGCGCACCAACGCCAAGTTCGGCCCCTGGGGCTGCCGGTATCTCACCGAGGAATTTTTCGAGGGCATGGCCGGCGCGTTCCGCCATCGCCTGGCCTTTGCCGCCGCCTACCGCACCCGGCGACGCGACCCCATCGCGCTGGCCATGCTGGCCGAGAAGGACGACATCCTGTTTGGCCGCTACTGGGGGGCCTTCGAGGAGGTGCCGTTTCTGCATTTCGAGCTGTGCTACTACGCGCCCATCGCCTACGCCATCGCCAAGGGCATCAAGCGCTACGACCCGGGCATGGGCGGCGCGCACAAGGCCCGGCGGGGCTTCGTTTCGGTGTCGAGCTACAGCGCCCACCGCTTTTTCGACCCGCGCATGGACATGATCTTTCGCACCCACATTGATCGGGTGAACCAGTTGGAGAAGAACTACATCGACGAGTTGAACGAGCTGTTGCCGGTGCGGCGGGGGTAG
- a CDS encoding STAS domain-containing protein — MDLHVTAHGRVTLVSGLPKMFDYTVCPEFQRQLAAHLEASPTVLAFDLTGVEFVDSSAIGSLITVRNRLMASGGSVALCSIAEGVAKVLRIADLGKVFSLYPDPAAALAASQA, encoded by the coding sequence ATGGACTTGCACGTCACCGCCCATGGCCGGGTGACCCTGGTTTCCGGCCTGCCCAAAATGTTTGATTACACCGTGTGCCCGGAGTTTCAGCGCCAGTTGGCCGCCCATCTCGAAGCGTCGCCGACGGTTCTGGCCTTTGACCTGACAGGCGTGGAATTCGTGGATTCCAGCGCCATCGGCAGCCTCATCACGGTGCGAAACCGCCTCATGGCCTCGGGAGGCTCGGTGGCCCTGTGCTCCATCGCCGAGGGCGTGGCCAAGGTGCTGCGCATCGCCGACCTGGGCAAGGTGTTTTCGCTCTATCCCGACCCCGCCGCCGCCCTGGCCGCCAGCCAGGCCTAG
- a CDS encoding GGDEF domain-containing protein: protein MSKDNNHGKPAAMPASCFEPVCNMLDRVGVPRDSKWRGLILYMRSIKNYDFLDNEQKEQFQALVMEILRTRDFSDAKFHEVVKANERILAAPWNRALTRTLAETAALVQEFQDTLFRHKGGVQKLENVTVSAVQSGGDVEQTLGAIRRGFQEMVAMIEEDAEKMVALTLTDALTAIPNRRAFDEHIGRNIAVADQGQRQLSLFMLDIDHFKRFNDEHGHRIGDQALVVVGSILKGFADEMKQLEDREIFPARYGGEEFAVTLLDVAKNEAEELADIIRRKIERYNFVIRDPDGQILAAGIKINVSIGVAELLTDCPAAARDVAHLVDAADKALYLAKASGRNQVRGYVKG from the coding sequence ATGAGCAAGGACAACAACCACGGCAAGCCGGCCGCCATGCCCGCCTCCTGCTTCGAACCCGTCTGCAACATGCTCGACCGGGTGGGCGTTCCCCGCGATTCCAAATGGCGTGGGCTGATCCTCTACATGCGCAGCATCAAGAACTACGATTTTCTCGACAACGAGCAGAAGGAACAATTCCAGGCTCTTGTCATGGAGATCCTGCGTACCCGCGACTTTTCCGACGCCAAGTTCCACGAAGTCGTCAAGGCCAACGAACGCATCCTGGCCGCGCCCTGGAACCGGGCGCTCACCCGCACCCTGGCCGAAACCGCCGCCCTGGTGCAGGAATTCCAGGACACCCTGTTTCGCCATAAGGGCGGCGTCCAGAAGCTCGAAAACGTCACCGTCTCGGCCGTGCAGTCCGGCGGCGACGTGGAGCAGACCCTTGGGGCCATTCGCCGGGGATTTCAGGAAATGGTGGCCATGATCGAGGAAGACGCCGAAAAGATGGTGGCGCTCACCCTTACCGACGCGCTGACGGCCATCCCCAACCGGCGCGCCTTTGACGAACACATCGGCCGCAACATCGCCGTGGCCGACCAGGGCCAACGCCAGCTGTCGCTTTTCATGCTCGACATCGACCACTTCAAACGCTTCAACGACGAACACGGCCACCGCATCGGCGACCAGGCCCTGGTCGTGGTCGGCTCCATCCTCAAGGGCTTTGCCGACGAAATGAAGCAGCTCGAAGACCGCGAGATCTTTCCCGCCCGCTACGGCGGCGAGGAATTCGCCGTCACCCTCCTGGACGTCGCCAAAAACGAAGCCGAGGAACTGGCCGACATCATCCGCCGCAAAATCGAACGCTACAACTTCGTCATCCGCGACCCCGACGGCCAGATCCTGGCCGCCGGCATCAAAATCAACGTCAGCATCGGCGTGGCCGAACTCCTCACAGACTGCCCGGCCGCCGCCCGCGACGTGGCCCACCTGGTCGACGCCGCCGACAAGGCCCTCTATCTGGCCAAAGCCTCTGGGCGAAATCAGGTGCGGGGGTATGTGAAGGGGTGA